In Mastomys coucha isolate ucsf_1 unplaced genomic scaffold, UCSF_Mcou_1 pScaffold20, whole genome shotgun sequence, one DNA window encodes the following:
- the Itfg2 gene encoding KICSTOR complex protein ITFG2, with protein MRSVSYVQRVALDFSGSLFPHAICLGDVDNDALNELVVGDTSGKLSVYKNDDSRPWLTCTCQGMLTCVGVGDVCNKGKNLVVAVSAEGWLHLFDLTSTKALDASGHHETLGEEQRPVFKQHIPANTKVMLISDIDGDGRYELVVGYTDRVVRAFRWEELADGPEHLAGQLVSLKKWMLEGQVDSLSVTPGPLGVPELVVSQPGCAYAVLLCTWNKDNGSPPASEEATGDSRETPAARDVVLHQTSGRIHNKNVSTHLIGNIKQGHNPEGGNAGLFALCTLDGTLKLMQEADKLLWSVQVDHQLFALEKLDVTGNGLEEVVACAWDGQTYIIDHNRTVVRFQVDENIRAFCAGQYACKDGRNSPCLVYVTFNQKIYVYWEVQLERMESTNLLKLLEAKPEYHSLLQELGVDPEDLPAVCTLLHQTLYHPDQPLQCTPSSFQDPT; from the exons ATGAGGTCGGTGAGTTATGTGCAGCGCGTGGCGCTGGACTTCAGCGGGAGTCTCTTCCCACACGCCATCTGCCTCGGAGACGTGGACAACGACGCG TTAAATGAGCTAGTAGTGGGAGACACCAGCGGAAAACTGTCTGTGTATAAGAATGACGACAGCCGGCCATGGCTTACCTGTACATGCCAGGGAATG TTGACGTGCGTTGGGGTCGGAGATGTCTGTAACAAAGGGAAG AACCTGGTGGTAGCAGTGAGCGCAGAAGGCTGGCTGCACTTGTTTGACCTGACATCCACCAAGGCTCTGGATGCTTCTGGGCACCATGAGACACTTGGAGAGGAACAGCGACCTGTCTTCAAGCAGCACATCCCGGCCAACACAAAGGTCATGCTGATCAGCGACATCG ATGGAGATGGGCGTTATGAGCTGGTGGTAGGATACACAGACCGTGTGGTGCGGGCCTTCCGCTGGGAGGAGCTGGCTGACGGGCCTGAACACCTGGCGGGGCAGTTGGTGTCCCTCAAGAAGTGGATGCTGGAGGGTCAG GTAGACAGTCTCTCTGTGACTCCGGGGCCTCTTGGTGTGCCTGAGCTGGTTGTGTCGCAGCCAGGGTGTGCTTACGCAGTTCTGCTGTGCACCTGGAACAAGGACAATGGctcccctcctgcctctgaggAGGCAACAGGAGACAGTAG GGAGACCCCAGCTGCCAGAGATGTAGTACTGCACCAGACCTCTGGCCGGATCCACAACAAGAACGTTTCCACTCACCTAATTGGCAACATTAAAcaag GTCATAACCCCGAAGGTGGGAACGCAGGCCTCTTTGCCCTGTGCACCCTAGATG GGACCCTGAAGCTGATGCAGGAAGCAGATAAACTGCTGTGGTCTGTGCAGGTGGATCACCAGCTTTTTGCCCTGGAGAAGCTGGATGTCACG GGCAACGGGCTTGAGGAGGTAGTAGCGTGTGCCTGGGATGGACAGACTTATATCATCGATCACAACCGCACCGTTGTGCGCTTCCAAGTGGATGAAAACATCCGTGCCTTCTGTGCAG GCCAGTACGCCTGCAAAGATGGCCGCAACAGTCCCTGCTTGGTATATGTCACTTTCAATCAGAAGATCTACGTGTACTGGGAGGTGCAGCTGGAGCGGATGGAGTCCACCAATCTTCTGAAGCTGCTGGAGGCTAAGCCTGAATACCACAGCCTACTGCAGGAGCTGGGTGTGG ATCCTGAAGATCTCCCCGCAGTCTGTACCCTGCTTCATCAGACTCTCTACCATCCGGATCAGCCACTACAGTGTACCCCCTCAAGCTTCCAGGACCCCACCTAG